From Marivirga harenae, one genomic window encodes:
- a CDS encoding acetyltransferase, with protein sequence MDKKPVIILGAKGIGPSVAEIFKSNNVEIYCFLDDDKEMHGTEIDFVSVLGETDDDGYLKYIGKKCDAFVAEDNMKARKKITKMLNDRRKTMPANAIHAQAIVSNSAHLGYGNFVNARAVLGAYSKVPNHCLIHSGVLIEYNVELGDYVQVGAGSQLNSGVVVGDETFIGSGVTVVSGVKIGKKANIGAGSVVIRDVKDGETVFGNPAQTIEK encoded by the coding sequence ATGGATAAAAAACCAGTAATAATCTTAGGAGCTAAAGGAATAGGGCCATCTGTTGCTGAAATATTTAAAAGTAATAATGTTGAAATTTATTGCTTTTTGGATGATGACAAGGAGATGCATGGGACTGAGATTGATTTCGTATCTGTTTTAGGAGAAACAGATGATGATGGTTATTTAAAATACATTGGCAAAAAGTGTGATGCTTTTGTGGCGGAAGACAATATGAAGGCACGAAAAAAGATCACTAAAATGCTAAATGACCGTAGAAAAACAATGCCCGCAAATGCAATTCATGCCCAGGCAATTGTCTCGAATTCAGCGCATTTAGGATATGGAAATTTCGTTAACGCAAGAGCTGTTTTGGGGGCGTATTCGAAAGTACCAAATCATTGCTTGATACACTCAGGTGTTTTAATTGAGTATAATGTAGAGCTTGGAGACTATGTACAAGTTGGTGCAGGTTCACAGTTGAATAGTGGTGTTGTAGTTGGAGATGAAACTTTTATCGGTTCCGGAGTCACTGTTGTATCAGGAGTAAAAATAGGCAAGAAAGCAAACATTGGGGCAGGCTCAGTAGTAATTAGAGATGTCAAAGACGGAGAGACTGTTTTTGGAAATCCTGCTCAAACGATTGAAAAATAA